A region from the Mesomycoplasma hyopneumoniae J genome encodes:
- a CDS encoding DnaJ C-terminal domain-containing protein, whose amino-acid sequence MAKQDFYKILGVEKSASLTEIKKAYRNLVNIYHPDKNTKKSAEEQKQAEAKFKEIQEAYEILSDETKRKQYDKFGHAAFDQQFGGGSSGFSGFDFGDIFSSFTSGFGFGGSQEQKYSRPLKGENFQAKIYISFIESILGKEISQKLTKYDQCDNCKGSGANSSSDITTCYNCQGRGMQTEVLNIPGFGRVQNKTTCSVCLGSGKNITKNCKKCRGKTIVETKEEVTIKIPAGIQDGMFIRVAGFGGPGHKGGPSGDLHLEINVRQHKHFTRSGNDIHVNMPVSIIDIINQNTVEVPSPTGLKKVRLYDYYKSGQIVNVLRAGAPDPKNPRIIGDLKVHLIFYIPEFSPRQKDELNQVFAQINDKTKAKWLKEFQ is encoded by the coding sequence ATGGCAAAACAAGATTTTTATAAAATTCTGGGAGTTGAAAAATCAGCATCACTAACAGAAATAAAAAAAGCTTATCGAAATTTAGTAAATATTTATCATCCTGATAAAAATACAAAAAAATCAGCTGAAGAACAAAAACAAGCTGAGGCCAAATTTAAAGAAATCCAGGAAGCCTACGAAATTTTATCTGATGAAACAAAGCGAAAACAGTACGATAAATTCGGTCATGCCGCTTTTGATCAGCAATTTGGTGGTGGGTCTAGTGGCTTTTCAGGATTTGATTTTGGCGATATTTTTTCAAGTTTTACCTCTGGTTTTGGTTTTGGCGGCTCACAAGAACAAAAATATAGTCGTCCTTTAAAGGGCGAAAATTTTCAAGCTAAAATTTATATCAGTTTTATCGAGTCAATTCTCGGAAAAGAAATCTCCCAGAAATTAACAAAATACGATCAATGTGATAACTGTAAGGGTTCAGGCGCTAATTCTTCTTCTGATATTACAACTTGCTATAATTGTCAAGGTCGGGGAATGCAAACTGAGGTCTTAAATATCCCGGGATTTGGTCGGGTTCAAAACAAAACAACTTGTTCAGTTTGTTTAGGTTCCGGGAAAAACATTACAAAAAATTGCAAAAAGTGCCGTGGAAAAACTATAGTTGAGACAAAAGAGGAAGTAACTATTAAAATTCCGGCCGGAATCCAGGATGGAATGTTTATCCGCGTGGCCGGATTTGGTGGACCGGGACACAAAGGCGGGCCTTCTGGAGATCTTCATCTTGAGATTAATGTTCGTCAGCATAAACATTTTACTAGATCAGGAAATGATATTCATGTGAATATGCCAGTTTCAATAATTGATATTATCAACCAAAATACTGTCGAGGTTCCCAGCCCAACCGGTTTGAAAAAAGTTAGACTTTATGATTATTATAAATCAGGTCAAATTGTTAATGTTCTTCGTGCTGGGGCTCCTGATCCAAAAAATCCAAGAATTATTGGCGATCTCAAGGTTCATTTAATTTTTTATATCCCCGAATTTAGTCCCCGTCAAAAAGATGAGCTCAACCAGGTTTTTGCTCAAATCAATGATAAAACAAAGGCAAAATGACTAAAAGAATTTCAATAA
- the cmk gene encoding (d)CMP kinase: MPFKKINIAIDGPSGVGKSTIAKQIANKFNYLFINTGSLYRAIAFFCQKNQISITSERKMIKHLPPNFLSLDFEGNVWLQNQNVSNLLRNDLISKNAAIIAQYPQIRKIVTEILQNFQKNHKGIIMEGRDTTYNVMPDADLKIFLWADAETRAKRRLKQNTFLNLETDFQEILKAIEHRDYLDMTRKTNPLKKTVDSIFLDTTNFTRDQIVSQISKLVFRKIGQFSLEI; encoded by the coding sequence ATGCCTTTTAAAAAAATTAATATTGCAATCGATGGACCTTCTGGAGTTGGAAAATCAACAATTGCAAAACAAATTGCAAATAAATTCAATTATTTATTTATAAATACCGGTTCTTTATATCGCGCAATTGCTTTTTTTTGTCAAAAAAATCAAATTAGCATTACAAGTGAGCGGAAAATGATAAAGCATTTGCCACCAAATTTTTTATCACTTGATTTTGAAGGAAATGTTTGACTACAAAATCAAAATGTTTCTAATCTACTACGCAATGATCTTATCTCAAAAAATGCAGCTATCATCGCTCAATACCCACAAATAAGGAAAATTGTTACTGAAATTTTGCAAAATTTCCAAAAAAATCATAAAGGAATCATCATGGAGGGTCGCGATACAACTTATAATGTTATGCCAGACGCTGATCTGAAAATTTTTTTATGAGCAGATGCAGAGACAAGAGCAAAAAGACGTTTAAAACAAAACACTTTTTTGAATTTAGAAACAGATTTTCAAGAAATTTTAAAGGCAATTGAACATCGCGATTACCTTGATATGACCCGAAAAACTAACCCCTTAAAAAAAACAGTTGATTCAATTTTTCTTGATACAACAAATTTTACAAGAGATCAAATTGTATCCCAGATTTCCAAGTTAGTTTTTCGGAAAATTGGTCAGTTTTCACTTGAAATTTAA
- the dnaK gene encoding molecular chaperone DnaK yields the protein MAKEIILGIDLGTTNSVVAIIENQKPVVLENPNGKTTTPSVVAFKNNEEIVGDAAKRQLETNPEAIASIKRLMGTDKTVRANERDYKPEEISAKILAYLKEYAEKKIGHKVTKAVITVPAYFDNAQREATKNAGKIAGLQVERIINEPTAAALAFGLDKTEKEMKVLVYDLGGGTFDVSVLELSGGTFEVLSTSGDNHLGGDDWDNEIVNWLVKKIKEEYDFDPKSDKMALTRLKEEAEKTKINLSNQSVSTVSLPFLGMGKNGPINVELELKRSEFEKMTAHLIDRTRKPIVDALKQAKIEASDLDEVLLVGGSTRMPAVQSMIEHTLNKKPNRSINPDEVVAIGAAIQGGVLAGEISDVLLLDVTPLTLGIETLGGIATPLIPRNTTIPVTKSQIFSTAEDNQTEVTISVVQGERQLAADNKMLGRFNLSGIEAAPRGLPQIEVSFSIDVNGITTVSAKDKKTGKEQTITIKNTSTLSEEEINKMIQEAEENREADALKKDKIETTVRAEGLINQLEKSITDQGEKIDPKQKELLEKQIQELKDLLKEEKTDELKLKLDQIEAAAQSFAQATAQQANTSESDPKADDSNTIDAEIKQD from the coding sequence ATGGCAAAAGAAATCATTTTAGGAATCGACCTTGGAACAACAAACTCAGTTGTTGCAATTATTGAAAATCAAAAACCTGTCGTTCTCGAAAATCCCAACGGAAAAACAACAACTCCATCCGTTGTCGCTTTTAAAAACAATGAAGAAATTGTCGGGGATGCAGCTAAAAGACAACTTGAAACTAACCCAGAAGCAATCGCTTCAATTAAAAGATTAATGGGAACTGATAAAACAGTTCGTGCAAATGAAAGAGATTATAAACCTGAAGAAATCTCGGCAAAAATTCTTGCTTATTTAAAAGAATATGCTGAGAAAAAGATTGGTCATAAAGTAACAAAAGCAGTAATTACAGTACCTGCTTATTTTGACAATGCCCAACGTGAGGCAACAAAAAATGCCGGAAAAATCGCTGGATTACAAGTAGAAAGAATTATAAATGAACCAACAGCGGCCGCACTTGCTTTTGGCCTTGATAAAACTGAAAAAGAAATGAAAGTTCTTGTCTATGACTTAGGTGGGGGAACTTTTGATGTCTCAGTTTTAGAATTATCCGGTGGAACCTTCGAAGTTTTATCAACTAGTGGTGATAATCATTTAGGTGGGGATGACTGGGATAATGAAATTGTAAATTGACTTGTTAAAAAAATCAAAGAAGAATATGATTTTGATCCAAAAAGTGATAAAATGGCGCTTACAAGACTTAAAGAAGAGGCTGAAAAAACCAAAATTAATCTTTCAAATCAAAGTGTTTCTACAGTTTCTCTACCATTTTTAGGAATGGGCAAAAACGGGCCGATTAACGTTGAACTTGAACTTAAAAGATCAGAATTTGAAAAAATGACTGCCCATTTAATCGATAGAACTCGCAAACCAATTGTTGATGCTCTAAAACAAGCAAAAATTGAGGCTTCAGATCTTGATGAAGTTCTCCTTGTAGGTGGATCAACAAGAATGCCAGCTGTTCAGTCAATGATTGAGCATACTTTAAATAAAAAGCCAAATCGTTCAATTAATCCTGATGAGGTAGTCGCAATTGGTGCTGCAATTCAAGGGGGGGTTCTAGCTGGAGAGATCAGTGATGTTCTACTTTTAGATGTTACTCCTTTAACTTTAGGAATTGAAACTTTAGGTGGAATTGCAACACCTTTGATTCCAAGAAATACAACAATTCCGGTAACAAAATCACAAATTTTCTCAACAGCTGAGGATAATCAAACCGAAGTAACAATTTCTGTTGTCCAAGGTGAACGTCAACTTGCAGCGGATAATAAAATGTTAGGTCGCTTTAATTTATCAGGAATTGAAGCTGCTCCACGAGGTCTTCCCCAGATTGAAGTTAGCTTTTCAATTGATGTCAACGGGATTACAACGGTTTCAGCAAAAGATAAAAAAACCGGCAAAGAACAAACAATTACAATTAAAAATACTTCAACTTTATCAGAAGAAGAAATTAATAAGATGATTCAGGAAGCCGAAGAAAATCGTGAAGCTGATGCTCTTAAAAAAGACAAAATCGAGACAACAGTTCGTGCCGAAGGGCTTATTAATCAACTTGAGAAATCAATAACTGATCAAGGTGAAAAAATTGATCCAAAACAAAAAGAATTACTTGAAAAACAAATTCAAGAATTAAAAGATCTTCTAAAAGAAGAAAAAACTGACGAATTAAAATTAAAATTAGACCAAATTGAAGCAGCTGCCCAATCTTTTGCGCAGGCAACCGCGCAGCAAGCAAATACATCTGAATCTGATCCAAAAGCTGATGATTCAAACACAATTGATGCTGAAATCAAGCAGGATTAA